A DNA window from Primulina tabacum isolate GXHZ01 chromosome 12, ASM2559414v2, whole genome shotgun sequence contains the following coding sequences:
- the LOC142520328 gene encoding putative mitochondrial protein AtMg00860: MARLLEQVQQAPRPRVNVYEQFMRLNLKEFGGTTDSFLAEGWIRSLELHFKTDGEFWLDIVAFLGHIVSRDGIEVDPNKVEEVRNWPAAKSVTEICSFLGIVGYYRKFIQDFFSIAMPMTALTKNNTKFNWGSECQESFDRLKLALTTAPVLAMPSGQREFVVIQMHRSSVWARF; the protein is encoded by the exons ATGGCTAGGCTCTTGGAGCAGGTACAACAGGCTCCCAGGCCTCGGGTGAATGTATATGAGCAGTTCATGCGACTTAACCTGAAGGAGTTCGGGGGCACTACTGATTCATTCttggcagagggatggattcgaTCATTGGAGCTGCATTTCAA GACAGACGGCGAGTTCTGGCTTGACATAGTGGCATTCTTGGGTCACATTGTATCTCGGGATGGTATTGAGGTTGACCCTAATAAGGTCGAGGAAGTCAGAAATTGGCCAGCAGctaagagcgtgacagagatcTGTAGCTTCTTGGGAATAGTTGGTtactacaggaagttcattcaggatTTCTTTTCTATTGCCATGCCTATGACCGCCCTGACGAAGAATAATACCAAGTTTAACTGGGGATCTGAGTgtcaggagagctttgacagaTTGAAACTAGCGTTGACCACTGCACCAGTtttagctatgccatcagggcagaGAGAATTCGTGGTTATACAGATGcatcgaagctcggtttgggcacggttctga